DNA sequence from the Lycium barbarum isolate Lr01 chromosome 5, ASM1917538v2, whole genome shotgun sequence genome:
TAGTAAAATTGTTATTCAATTTATGACTGCTTAAAGATGTGTCAAGTTAATTCAGGACAAGTGAAAATGGACGGAGGAAGTATTTACTAAGTTGACAATTCCAACATCATATCTGACAAGTTTAGAACCACGAAATTCTAAAGACATTTTAGTACATCAtaacatctttaatttaagatcacaaggAGCCCATTTGGATGGGCTTACATAAGTTAGTACTCTctccgtttacttttacttatcatgttttgACTTTTTACGCTGTTTAAGAAACAATAATTAAGATAGGTATTTTACCACCATATCCTTATTAAATGGTGTATAATTGTATTGGAAttgaaaaaatgatttgaaatgagtaataaaTGCTAAGAGTAAaacaggatttttttttttatcttaccttgatatgtgaaaattgacaagtaaaaataaaaatctataaagggaatagtggacaagtaaaaatgaacggagggagtaatttcgTTTGGctcatttttgtcattttagcttaaaatcactttttttattttactcAAACACTACCAACGTGTTTAAAATTCATTTTgacttaaaagcacctaaaataagtcaatccaaacagacTCAGTTTTAAAAGTCTCTTTATTTCTTGAATTAGACCGGATGGAGTGCTTTTTACTTACAAGTTACAAACAATTACAACATGTACACCTTAGAAAGTCAAATAGTGACAATTGTATGGCATGAACAAGAATTCACATAGAAAAAATAGGGACGTGAAAAAGATATGCAATGTACCATGCCTTGTTTGAGCTCATTTATGTGAAGTATAGATTATATAAGAGAAAGAAGAAGCAGCTTACTAGGGCAGTTAGAGATGCTGGCGTTAGTGAGTTTGCAAGCAGAAGGAAGTTGAAGCAATTTATCTTCTTGAATACCCATACTCTTCAACTCAGGACTTGATCCTTTATGGATCTGTTCTATTAGGTAACATAAGCAAACCGGCTTCTTGTCCTTGATATCCTTTGCTGCATCACAGCATTCCTTAGACGGCGACGGGGCTTTCCCCGTCGCAAACGTTAAACAAGCAACTACCTTTTGAACCTCCTCACCGCACTTTTTACCAAGGCTATTCTTGTTATTATCATCTCCATTAGCTAATAATATTCCACTGCAAACGATTAGTAAAAGTACAAATTTATATGCACTTGCCATGAGGGAGGATGAAAAGTTTGTAGTAAAATGTAGTAGTACAAGTTTGTTTTTTGATGATATTTATGGACTAGGGTGTTTGTGGGGTGTACTTATAAATAGGAATTAGTGTTTGAGAAAGCAAGAGGAATTAATGGGCCGAATAATAAAGGTGGGTAGTTGGAGGGTAATTGAATGATATGGGCTGGCTGTCAGCATGTTGAGCGGGATGGGTCTTAAATGAAGGTGATCTGCCCGATTTATATCTGATTGATTCAATCACTGACGgattcaaaattttcattcagaaaattttaaaaaaaattacaaaagttaaatataaaaaataatattgttCTTGAAAATTAAACCCAGGAcactagagacaattttgaacaccttgaaccacttgagctaaccttttgcatttattcaggatatttaaaaattaatatatgTCTATTAACACATAAAATCTACGCTATATATACATTATAATTTTTGCCGATACCCTCCCCACCCTCTAAATCCGCCCCTCCATTCAATCACCTGTTGATTACTAAGCGTGGAGGCTTTTTCGATGAAGCTCAAACATTTACTACTTGTTTTAGTTAGTGACAATTCTAACTCACATAATGAAAAATGATACTTCCtctgttcaaaataagtgtttactTTGTCTTTTTCATACCTTTTAAGAAAATACTGActtctactccctccgtctcatttaCAAAAATACTGACTtctactcccttcgtctcatttACATGAATATGTATGACTGATCtcgaagtttaaaaaaaaaaggatttttgaaatttgtgatctaaaacaaaccATAAAATGT
Encoded proteins:
- the LOC132641283 gene encoding non-specific lipid transfer protein GPI-anchored 1, with product MASAYKFVLLLIVCSGILLANGDDNNKNSLGKKCGEEVQKVVACLTFATGKAPSPSKECCDAAKDIKDKKPVCLCYLIEQIHKGSSPELKSMGIQEDKLLQLPSACKLTNASISNCPKLLNIPPNSPDYDIFINSSKTTGPTPTGGSSSSSSSSSDTTKGASNGYKNGPQLSVAGTIVVAAFVAIFLTVIPKELLVF